The Dysidea avara chromosome 13, odDysAvar1.4, whole genome shotgun sequence genome includes a region encoding these proteins:
- the LOC136242925 gene encoding inositol oxygenase-like has protein sequence MKLLTSAKNIILSTDSPVYCPDPSEYRPELLDSTVGKDKEQFRTFDVQDGEDLTDEQIRKNAEVKETYRKMHTFQTVDFVRQKLSYWGKMDKVQMTLMDAILMLDNLVDESDPDIDLPNSVHAFQTAERIREAYPGQEYDWFHLTGLIHDAGKVLALWGEPQWAVVGDTNPVGCQFSNTIVFPKLFKQSLDYSNPLYNTKYGMYSPNCGLRNILMSFGHDEYLYRVLTSNNCKLPEEALYMIRYHSFYPWHTHGSYQYLCDDTDKKMLPWVQSFNKFDLYSKADHLPDRDALMPYYQGLINKYIPGEICW, from the exons ATGAAACTGTTAACAAGCGCCAAGAATATTATATTGAGCACTGATTCGCCGGTGTACTGCCCCGATCCCTCAGAATATCGACCAGAATTGTTAGACTCTACCGTCGGTAAAGACAAAGAACAGTTTCGCACGTTCGATGTCCAG gatggcgaggacCTGACCGATGAACAGATCCGCAAGAATGCTGAAGTGAAAGAGACGTACAGAAAGATGcacacttttcaaacagttgaTTTCGTCAGACAAAAA TTGTCATACTGGGGGAAGATGGATAAAGTACAGATGACTTTAATGGATGCTATATTGATGTTAGACAACTTGGTAGATGAGAGTGATCCTGAT ATTGATCTTCCCAATTCAGTGCATGCATTCCAGACAGCTGAGCGTATTCGTGAGGCATATCCTGGTCAAG AATATGATTGGTTCCACTTGACTGGTCTCATTCACGATGCTGGCAAAGTCTTAGCACTTTGGGGTGAACCACAG TGGGCAGTTGTTGGAGACACCAATCCTGTGGGCTGCCAGTTTTCTAATACAATAGTGTTTCCTAAACTATTCAAGCAGTCACTCGACTATTCCAACCCACTTTACAACACTAAATATGGAATGTATTCTCCTAACTGTGGACTAAGAAACATCCTGATGTCTTTTGGACATGATG AGTACTTGTACAGGGTTCTTACCAGTAACAATTGTAAACTTCCAGAGGAAGCACTATATATGATACGTTATCACTCCTTCTACCCATGGCACACTCACGGTTCCTACCAGTACCTGTGTGACGACACAGACAAAAAGATGCTACCTTGGGTACAGAGTTTTAA caaatttgatcTTTACTCTAAAGCAGACCATCTCCCAGATAGAGATGCTTTGATGCCATATTACCAGGGTCTGATCAATAAGTACATACCGGGTGAAATCTGCTGGTAG
- the LOC136242908 gene encoding GDP-fucose protein O-fucosyltransferase 2-like encodes MYCNWLPILFILKVSLCYSQPESIQAIGARKYLLYAVNPGEGFNLRRDVHMRVENLVRSLRKDEPWVLVLPPWPHLVHWRSNYPQGNIPWKMFFDLDSLNEYVPSIEYEDFLKEYGHEIDRILYLQNYAEGWTSGTWEDKIDPRDCINDVPYIKDNDSEHWKRLGPMFPELRSKEFKCMSAQGFTSILTTQLLGRDNERAILVDRFEQLLHSDFWGDDYWNARKSMVYAKELREEGNRFMKEQYSYIPDSSKGRQKLSTPGPFMAVHLRRADYHYARPDQIPSIEGAAQQLNKLKQETGLDHVFLASDASEKERKLLKKLVSNLVWYKPKNPHLYGDGGVAIIDQWICAHASYFVGSYESTFSFRIREDRQMLGMTRENTFNDICGIKDDENDPHSCEKPTYWPRETPT; translated from the exons ATGTATTGCAATTGGTTACCTATTTTGTTCATTCTAAAGGTCTCGCTGTGTTATAGCCAGCCAGAATCGATACAAGCTATTGGTGCTAGGAAATATTTACTATACGCGGTAAACCCTGGCGAAGGGTTTAATCTCAGGCGAGATGTCCACATGAGAGTTGAGAACTTGGTGCGGAGTTTAAGAAAGGACGAGCCCTGGGTGCTGGTGCTACCACCGTGGCCACATTTGGTCCACTGGAGATCTAACTACCCACAGGGAAATATCCCGTGGAAAATGTTTTTCGATTTAGATAGCTTGAATGAATACGTGCCTTCCATAGAATACGAAGATTTCTTGAAGGAATACGGACATGAAATAGACCGGATACTCTACCTGCAAAACTATGCGGAGGGTTGGACCAGTGGCACGTGGGAGGACAAAATTGACCCTCGTGACTGCATCAATGATGTGCCGTACATCAAAGATAATGACAGTGAACATTGGAAGAGGCTGGGTCCCATGTTCCCTGAATTGCGTAGTAAAGAATTTAAGTGCATGTCAGCACAAGGTTTTACCTCCATATTAACAACTCAATTACTTGGTAGAGACAATGAGAG GGCTATACTGGTGGATCGGTTTGAGCAGCTTCTTCACAGTGACTTCTGGGGTGATGATTACTGGAAT GCCAGGAAGAGTATGGTGTATGCTAAGGAGTTACGTGAAGAAGGCAATCGCTTTATGAAGGAACAGTACAGCTACATTCCTGACAGTAGCAAAGGCAGACAAAAGCTTTCCACCCCTGGTCCCTTTATGGCCGTTCACCTGCGCAGAGCAGACTACCACTATGCCAGACCTGATCAGATTCCCTCCATTGAGGGAGCTGCCCAGCAGCTCAACAAGTTGAAGCAGGAGACAGGCCTAGACCATGTATTCTTAGCCTCTGATGCCAGTGAGAAAG AGCGTAAACTTTTAAAGAAATTGGTGAGTAATCTTGTGTGGTACAAGCCCAAGAATCCTCATCTCTATGGTGATGGAGGTGTGGCCATCATTGACCAGTGGATTTGTGCACATGCCTCATACTTTGTTGGCTCCTACGAGTCAACATTTTCCTTCCGTATCCGTGAAGATCGTCAGATGCTGGGTATGACACGAGAGAATACCTTCAATGACATCTGTGGCATCAAGGATGACGAGAATGACCCACACAGCTGTGAAAAACCAACCTACTGGCCTCGAGAGACTCCTACATGA
- the LOC136242880 gene encoding ankyrin repeat domain-containing protein 13D-like — protein MAEDTEIERKWPLHWMVWNNDLAGLVLALKVARNFEREQKDPRGRTPLHLAVTLGRTKCTQLLLEHGADCLAENRHQWNVVTEAVCCGQPELLCSVLSHREHQLIQERARTVPQLLDTLYTSPDFYIEMKWEFTSWVPFLSRMCPSDTYKIWKKGSNVRVDTTLLGFHNMRWQRGHQSFLFFTDVSSAHMSIVDYDRGVVYDDKLSLVETQSKSALEQQIRQEAELASRLTSPAISTVFNADQLAFQRQKSGIWGFRSDRNDEVNGWQAKVFSATGVEVVTRTRTEHLPDGDKKKQKHISPLEDFLGKAEQHSNKMGQAAVSLPAAPTSFQQTQLTAAEYFTAPAKPEEYDAIGRRVDVAERKQQIKATMWLAEGYPLSLTDQLLPIVELMALNNTHFEKLKDFLTLQVPSGFPVKIEIPLFHIMTAKVTFGNINGVDSPAEHVKLRDQPGDQVTPMVPTAPSAGRVDGLKQRLHVGQSSQSSSVDSMVCISHNQQYQKKCEISDECFKVPSDYRRVQNNMIGQNEEEELLQLAIQQSLLMQEQQSKEEGLEQPPKESRSTQPTTSPQDHFSSHDQFDDDMALAIALSLGDRQGSTSTNTDTTQQQQHREQQRQQQQSTTPMTPQMAALSEDEILEQILKLSLTEK, from the exons ATGGCAGAGGACACAGAGATTGAAAGAAAATGGCCTTTGCATTGGATGGTCTGGAATAATGACCTGGCAGGATTAGTCTTAGCCCTAAAAGTTGCTCGTAAC TTTGAAAGAGAGCAAAAGGATCCGCGTGGGCGTACACCCTTGCATCTAGCGGTCACACTTGGCCGTACCAAGTGCACGCAACTCCTACTCGAGCATGGTGCTGACTGTCTTGCAGAAAATCGACACCAGTGGAACGTAGTAACGGAGGCGGTTTGCTGTGGCCAGCCAGAACTACTCTGCTCAGTACTGTCACATCGTGAACATCAGTTGATACAAGAACGAGCACGTACAGTGCCCCAACTGCTGGACACCCTGTATACATCTCCAGACTTCTATATTGAAATGAAATGGGAGTTTACTTCATGGG TTCCTTTTTTGTCTCGGATGTGCCCTAGTGATACCTACAAGATATGGAAAAAAG GGTCTAATGTTAGAGTAGACACAACTCTTCTTGGCTTCCACAACATGCGTTGGCAACGAGGTCATCAGAGCTTCTTGTTTTTCACTGATG TGTCTAGCGCACACATGTCTATCGTCGACTATGACAGGGGTGTGGTGTATGATGACAAGCTTTCATTGGTGGAGACACAATCCAAGTCTGCACTTGAGCAGCAAATACGTCAGGAGGCAGAGCTGGCATCGCGTCTAACATCACCTGCAATATCTACTGTCTTTAATGCAGACCAACTAGCCTTTCAACG ACAGAAGAGTGGCATATGGGGTTTCCGTAGTGACAGAAACGATGAGGTCAATGGGTGGCAGGCTAAAGTGTTCTCTGCCACTGGAGTGGAGGTTGTCACCCGTACCAGAACTGAGCATCTTCCTGATGGAGACAAGAAGAAACAGAAAC ATATTTCTCCTCTGGAGGATTTTCTGGGGAAGGCAGAGCAACACAGCAACAAGATGGGTCAG GCTGCAGTGTCACTGCCTGCTGCACCAACCAGTTTTCAGCAGACACAACTCACCGCAGCTGAATATTTCACAGCTCCAGCCAAACCTGAGGAATATGATG CAATCGGAAGACGTGTTGATGTTGCTGAGAGGAAGCAACAGATAAAGGCAACAATGTGGTTGGCCGAGGGCTACCCCTTGTCGCTCACTGATCAGCTACTGCCAATTGTGGAGTTGATGGCTTTGAACAATACCCACTTTGAGAAGTTGAAAGATTTTCTCACTCTACAAGTACCTTCCGGTTTCCCTGTTAAAATAG AGATCCCACTGTTTCACATAATGACAGCAAAGGTGACTTTTGGTAACATCAATGGTGTGGACAGTCCTGCTGAACATGTTAAATTACGGGATCAACCTGGAGATCAGGTGACTCCTATGGTCCCTACGGCACCTTCAGCTGGCAGGGTGGATGGCTTGAAGCAACGGCTTCATGTAGGGCAGTCATCCCAGTCATCGTCAGTTGATTCTATGG TGTGTATCAGTCACAATCAACAGTATCAGAAGAAGTGTGAAATTTCCGATGAATGTTTTAAAGTCCCATCAGACTACCGACGAGTGCAGAATAACATGATTGGCCAGAATGAGGAGGAGGAGCTACTGCAGCTGGCAATCCAGCAGAGTCTGCTGATGCAGGAACAGCAGAGCAAGGAGGAGGGGCTGGAACAGCCACCAAAAGAATCCAGATCTACACAACCAACCACAAG TCCACAGGATCATTTCTCATCGCATGATCAATTTGATGATGATATGGCACTGGCTATTGCCCTATCGCTGGGAGACCGGCAAGGCTCTACTTCCACTAATACTGAtacaacacaacaacaacaacatcgaGAGCAGCAACGACAACAACAACAGTCCACAACACCCATGACCCCTCAGATGGCTGCTCTGTCTGAGGATGAAATCTTGgaacaaattttaaaattgtcacTCACTGAAAAATGA
- the LOC136242918 gene encoding WD repeat-containing protein 38-like isoform X2, producing MNVLGCLHFQKECTASSELMCCEFNKDGSMVAAGVSNGQIQVFHPNTGSQLYHLVDETMPKYPVVSVSFKKKEDSVKNILLAVYASGIVCHWHTSTQSCVSKIREARQTLAVAYAPDCSTFTTAGADRKLLVYDETTHQLTATLEASINTQVMDGHASRVFSLKYHPTDPHLLISGGWDDTVQFWDTREKHSIRKLSGPHICGDAMDIEPETCRIATGSWRKDDNIQIWDFNTCKLIKTVYSELLDSRLYGVRWAQKDTLLVGGSQRNVVQVINTEYDGVHGEINHLSSGVYDVTYSPAIHCAAVATGSSLIIASVGKEKAFITQFSE from the exons ATGAACGTCCTGGGCTGCCTGCACTTCCAGAAAGAATG CACTGCGTCTTCTGAGTTGATGTGTTGTGAATTCAACAAAGATGGGAGTATGGTGGCCGCCGGGGTGTCCAATGGACAGATACAG GTATTCCACCCCAATACTGGCTCACAGCTCTATCACCTGGTGGATGAGACCATGCCAAAATATCCTGTTGTATCCGTGAGCTTCAAGAAGAAAGAAGACTCGGTGAAAAACATTCTACTGGCAGTAT ATGCCTCTGGTATAGTGTGTCATTGGCACACCAGTACACAGTCATGTGTCTCAAAGATTCGTGAGGCACGACAGACTTTGGCCGTGGCATATGCTCCAGACTGTTCCACGTTCACGACTGCTGGCGCTGACAGAAAACTGCTAGTCTATGATGAAACCACTCACCAACTCACAGCTACCCTAGAAGCAAG TATCAATACACAAGTGATGGATGGACATGCCAGTAGGGTCTTCTCTCTCAAGTACCACCCCACTGATCCTCACCTGTTAATATCAGGAGGATGGGATGATACCGTCCAG TTTTGGGACACCAGAGAGAAGCACTCAATAAG GAAACTAAGTGGTCCTCATATTTGTGGCGATGCCATGGATATCGAGCCAGAAACCTGTCGCATCGCGACAGGCTCCTGGCGGAAAGATGACAACATTCAA ATATGGGATTTTAACACATGCAAACTTATAAAGACTGTCTATTCTGAACTGCTAGACTCAAgg TTATATGGTGTCAGATGGGCACAGAAGGATACTCTCTTAGTAGGAGGGTCTCAACGAAATGTTGTACAAGTCATCAATACAGAATACGATGGT GTTCATGGTGAGATAAATCACCTATCTAGTGGAGTCTACGATGTCACATATAGTCCTGCAATTCACTGTGCAGCTGTAGCAACAGGGAGCAGCCTTATCATAGCCAGTGTTGGCAAGGAGAAAGCATTCATCACACAGTTCTCAGAGTAA
- the LOC136242928 gene encoding nicotinate-nucleotide pyrophosphorylase [carboxylating]-like: MSYAHLLPPHYRSMVVGWLKEDIPSFDYAGYVVGDKTEKAVLLCKSRGVLCGRPFVDAIFDHLGCAIDWHYEEGTELTPICEVAHMTGPIRALLQGERTALNCLTRSSGIATHARELDKIAKNANWPGSVAGTRKTTPGFRLVEKYALLVGSIATHRYDLSSMVMLKDNHIWCMGSISKAVKRAREVASFSSKIEVECRSVEEAREAITSGADVVMLDNFEPKTLQQSSALLKSEFPHVIIEASGGIRTENIEQYFCPTVDVISLSTTTQGYSTVDFSFKLLKEGRDPTNPTVSTVQ; encoded by the coding sequence ATGAGCTATGCGCATTTACTACCGCCTCACTACAGGTCGATGGTGGTGGGATGGTTGAAGGAAGACATCCCATCATTCGACTACGCTGGATATGTAGTTGGCGACAAGACGGAGAAGGCCGTTTTGTTGTGCAAGTCACGTGGGGTGCTGTGCGGCCGTCCATTCGTAGACGCCATATTTGATCACCTAGGATGCGCGATAGACTGGCACTACGAGGAGGGGACAGAGCTGACTCCCATTTGTGAAGTTGCTCACATGACTGGACCTATAAGGGCTTTGCTGCAGGGAGAACGGACTGCTTTGAACTGTCTCACGAGATCCAGCGGAATAGCTACTCATGCTAGGGAGTTGGATAAAATTGCTAAAAATGCAAACTGGCCAGGCAGTGTAGCTGGCACCAGAAAGACCACTCCTGGATTTCGATTGGTTGAGAAGTATGCATTGTTAGTTGGGAGCATAGCAACACATCGATATGACCTGTCATCGATGGTGATGCTCAAAGACAACCACATTTGGTGTATGGGTAGTATTTCAAAGGCTGTGAAGAGGGCTCGAGAGGTTGCTAGCTTCTCTTCAAAGATTGAGGTAGAGTGTCGCAGCGTGGAGGAGGCTCGTGAAGCTATCACATCCGGAGCTGATGTAGTAATGTTAGATAACTTTGAACCAAAGACACTACAGCAGTCGTCAGCATTGTTAAAGTCAGAGTTCCCTCATGTTATTATTGAAGCAAGTGGAGGAATAAGAACAGAAAATATTGAACAATATTTCTGTCCAACTGTGGATGTCATCTCATTAAGCACCACAACTCAAGGATACTCTACTGTGGACTTTTCATTTAAACTTCTCAAGGAAGGCAGAGATCCCACCAATCCAACTGTATCAACTGTGCAGTAG
- the LOC136242918 gene encoding WD repeat-containing protein 38-like isoform X1 — MIFVEEALQDNSCSKMNVLGCLHFQKECTASSELMCCEFNKDGSMVAAGVSNGQIQVFHPNTGSQLYHLVDETMPKYPVVSVSFKKKEDSVKNILLAVYASGIVCHWHTSTQSCVSKIREARQTLAVAYAPDCSTFTTAGADRKLLVYDETTHQLTATLEASINTQVMDGHASRVFSLKYHPTDPHLLISGGWDDTVQFWDTREKHSIRKLSGPHICGDAMDIEPETCRIATGSWRKDDNIQIWDFNTCKLIKTVYSELLDSRLYGVRWAQKDTLLVGGSQRNVVQVINTEYDGVHGEINHLSSGVYDVTYSPAIHCAAVATGSSLIIASVGKEKAFITQFSE; from the exons ATGATTTTTGTAGAAGAAGCGCTACaggacaacagctgctcaaaaATGAACGTCCTGGGCTGCCTGCACTTCCAGAAAGAATG CACTGCGTCTTCTGAGTTGATGTGTTGTGAATTCAACAAAGATGGGAGTATGGTGGCCGCCGGGGTGTCCAATGGACAGATACAG GTATTCCACCCCAATACTGGCTCACAGCTCTATCACCTGGTGGATGAGACCATGCCAAAATATCCTGTTGTATCCGTGAGCTTCAAGAAGAAAGAAGACTCGGTGAAAAACATTCTACTGGCAGTAT ATGCCTCTGGTATAGTGTGTCATTGGCACACCAGTACACAGTCATGTGTCTCAAAGATTCGTGAGGCACGACAGACTTTGGCCGTGGCATATGCTCCAGACTGTTCCACGTTCACGACTGCTGGCGCTGACAGAAAACTGCTAGTCTATGATGAAACCACTCACCAACTCACAGCTACCCTAGAAGCAAG TATCAATACACAAGTGATGGATGGACATGCCAGTAGGGTCTTCTCTCTCAAGTACCACCCCACTGATCCTCACCTGTTAATATCAGGAGGATGGGATGATACCGTCCAG TTTTGGGACACCAGAGAGAAGCACTCAATAAG GAAACTAAGTGGTCCTCATATTTGTGGCGATGCCATGGATATCGAGCCAGAAACCTGTCGCATCGCGACAGGCTCCTGGCGGAAAGATGACAACATTCAA ATATGGGATTTTAACACATGCAAACTTATAAAGACTGTCTATTCTGAACTGCTAGACTCAAgg TTATATGGTGTCAGATGGGCACAGAAGGATACTCTCTTAGTAGGAGGGTCTCAACGAAATGTTGTACAAGTCATCAATACAGAATACGATGGT GTTCATGGTGAGATAAATCACCTATCTAGTGGAGTCTACGATGTCACATATAGTCCTGCAATTCACTGTGCAGCTGTAGCAACAGGGAGCAGCCTTATCATAGCCAGTGTTGGCAAGGAGAAAGCATTCATCACACAGTTCTCAGAGTAA
- the LOC136242905 gene encoding WD repeat-containing protein 37-like, translating to MSTSSTKKASKQSRSRHIRRRSVENVRPSARKERLWQLFGEIEREFDKLHQENLELHERVEQLSEKLEYLFTSKQNQQPLSIPQFRGGKRPIGSILTRKLKPSSSSKTALRASNVECQFHCQYSGHCDGVWAVGCARNGSPLVGTASADGIAMIWDVVSGQSVLQYAQHNGSVNDISFHPTNTLVCTASGDFSTHIWNYKHTDSPNELVLHGHTAPVVSCDWLCDGNQLVTGSWDHTAHLWDCETGQTIHTLQGHDQELTHLCTHHSEKLVVTCSQDETFRLWDFRAPPIHSVNVFQGHTKSVSSVAFAPNDTIVSASEDDSVKIWELRNMKSPISSIRLDCAVNRVSVSGNMLAVPLDNRHIRIYSLQGNRLAQLPRRNNQGHDRMVCCTAWLEQSTQQNLPNLFSCGFDNKVISWKITTVEQ from the exons ATGTCGACCTCTTCGACGAAGAAAGCTAGCAAACAGTCAAGATCGCGGCACATAAGGAGGCGAAGCGTAGAGAATGTCAGACCGTCCGCTAGGAAGGAGCGACTGTGGCAGTTGTTTGGTGAAATTGAAAGAGAATTCGACAAATTACACCAGGAGAACTTAGAGC TGCACGAGCGAGTGGAGCAGTTGTCAGAGAAACTAGAGTATTTGTTCACTTCCAAACAGAACCAACAGCCACTGTCAATACCACAATTTAGAGGTGGCAAGAGGCCAATTGGTAGCATACTGACACGAAAATTAAAGCCCTCCAGCTCTTCAAAG ACTGCATTGCGTGCTAGCAATGTTGAATGTCAGTTCCACTGTCAATATTCTGGTCATTGTGATGGTGTGTGGGCAGTTGGCTGTGCTCGTAATGGTAGTCCCCTGGTTGGTACAGCATCAGCAGATGGTATAGCCATGATATGGGATGTTGTGAGTGGACAGAGTGTCCTCCAGTATGCTCAACACAACGGCTCCGTCAATGACATCTCCTTCCATCCAACCAATACACTGGTGTGTACTGCCTCAGGTGATTTCTCCACCCATATATGGAATTACA AACACACTGATTCACCCAACGAACTAGTCTTACATGGTCACACTGCACCGGTTGTGTCCTGTGATTGGTTGTGTGATGGTAACCAACTTGTAACTGGTTCATGGGACCACACTGCCCACTTGTGGGACTGTGAGACTGGCCAGACCATCCACACATTACAAG GTCATGATCAAGAGCTCACTCATTTGTGCACACATCACAGTGAAAAGCTAGTTGTCACTTGTTCCCAAGATGAGAcgtttcgattgtgggatttcAGAGCACCTCCAATCCATAGTGTCAATGTATTCCAGGGCCACACCAAGTCTGTGTCCAGTGTGGCATTTGCCCCCAATGATACCATTGTGAGTGCTAGTGAGGATGATAGTGTTAAGATATGGGAACTACGGAACATGAAGTCTCCCATTAGCTCAATAAGACTGGACTGTGCTGTGAACAG AGTGTCAGTGTCTGGTAACATGTTAGCTGTACCACTGGACAATCGTCATATAAGGATATACAGTCTTCAGGGAAACCGATTGGCCCAACTGCCACGTCGTAACAACCAG GGTCATGATAGAATGGTGTGCTGTACAGCTTGGCTGGAGCAAAGTACACAACAGAACTTACCAAACCTTTTCTCGTGTGGTTTTgacaacaaagtcatcagctgGAAGATCACAACAGTGGAACAGTAG